CTATGAAGCTCAAAGtggtcatgttttttttttcatttgtagtctggcTCTTTCGCACACATGAAATGTTCATTTACttgatggcttcccttttgctCACTTCAATTCTCTTTTAAGCGTAGGTAAGCGTCATTGTAGATCTGTGGtctatttatatacctatctaCTAGATAGGTAACATTAATGTCTTATTTTTTCGTGACAGCGTACGCTATTCAATATAACAACATGGGCACGACAACTCACTCCAAAGGCAAAGGATAGATAGGCcaaattaaattcgattttttcaaaaactgtaatagatattaaagaaaaagtgacgaagcccttcagtggcgaaggccggattcgaaccggcgtctttagctatcgcggctaacgccatgaacccctagggtAGGGGTTAGGGTagggtataaaaaatatttaataaaataatttgatttgttcccaaacttgttcgattttttttgcagtttttattttaccgttccgTTGCCATGCATGATCCATGCCAATTTGCAGGtgtctagcactaacgatcacggagcaaagccgcggacggacagataAGCACCACATCCTGTGAttgcgcaaactcggattacacgcatttaggacctaATTAagatattaaaacgatttccagcttgcggggaattaattcctcaaaacgctttttagggttccgtagtcaactgccgtccgtctgtccgttggCGGCTGCTCCGCGATCGTTAGCGCtggaaagctgcaatttggaatggatacataaatcatgcatggcgacATAACGGCAaaataaaaactgcaaaatagttatttgttatacaagggtacAAAGTTGTATCTTGCCCgcaagtgtggaattgaaacacgagcaagcgaaaggattctatagtggaaccacgagcgaagcgagtggttctaaactagaatcctgagcgtagcaagtgtttcacacgtgtaacacacgagaagtaaaatacatttgcactcgtgtgtaacacaaaacttttcgcctcattatagcgaggaaagtgcaacatccacaggcgttagaccatcttcatcactggaatcactcattcacgagaaaactctggaagttgtgtatttttacgtgagtcggaccgttaaagtaaaatttttgttggcacttgacaatgttgacatttctgacgatgtgttttgaaattgcatcgactcaacttgtgcgttaaGTTATatgcaacatcattataaaaaaacaaatatttcttatggaattttaaggtttatgacttaaaatcattaaataaagctataattggtattttttatgaaattctgAAACGattattaatatcgaacgaattattagtatgagcgttttacgtttcgttatctgtcaaaatttacttaaacacgccatccaaggtcaaattactttccccactagtggataaaatgcgtttttccccgcttgttttaaaaaataaaagacggcttcccgagctagtgaggggaaaaatattttttctcttattAGTAAAAAGACATACAAAGCGCGGCGAAGGTACTCCcttatgcttgtaatgtacatatgtatacttgtatgtatgtatgtaagtcaCAAGTAGTAAAGGTACGTAAATAATACTTACTCAAATGGCGTTCCGCAGATGACGTACCACAAGGCGCCAGGTTGCGGCTTCTGGCCGCCCACGCAGTGGAAATTGAAGTAACCCTCATCGTAGTTGTCAGGACAGAAGTATTTACGCTTTTGTAGGGTCTGCGAAATATATAACAAACTTATACTTAGTTGATGTGTAGCTAGCAAGGGTATAGCAATTTTGAAAGATGTCAATCGATTCTACTTTCCGTgagattaaaatgtatttgtgacgtcacaggccaACGACTGCGCCTTAATGTATGGAAAGAAACGAAACGCTTGAGTAAGAAACTAAGAATATATTACATTAGGACGATTCGACATTAAATTAGTTTGTGCACAGGGTGTGTGTAGAATATATTAATGTAGGTAGTCGGCGTTACCTGTCCGAAAAGCGTGGTGATGGTGGCGACCTGGTCGCAGGGCCCGACGGGCTCGTGCAGCCCCAGCGACCACTCGCGCTCGGGGTGGAAGAACACGACGAACGCCAAGTAGGTCACGTAGTGCACGGCCAGTTGCAGCAACAGCACGTAGTCGATCGCCGTCAGTCTGTTAAAGTTGACGGAAATGCGCATcaatacaaattcaatatttacGATATACGTTCGCACTTGTGGAAAATGTAAGAAAATAACTTTGACAAAAATGAAAATTGATATTAGTAGgaatgtattattttagttcTCGACCAACGCTGTTCCGTACAATTGTCGGGAGATTTTACGGTACCTTTCTTTAGTCTTTTCCCGGTCGCTGAGAAGTCCGTGCAGCACGAAGGCACCGAAGATGGAGAAGAGCAGGAAGAAGGTAACCTCGGAGTGGATGTAGTACATGTCGTGCAGCGGGTGGTAGATGGGCACGAACAGCAGCACGCCGCCGGGCATGCCGAGTAGAGCGGCGATCACCAGACTCTTCCATTCTGTCTTCTTACTGTAATCACATTGAAATGTACCTACACCTATCTGTGTAACATTTGATACCAGAAGGTAACGTAGATAAGGTATTAAGGTTGGTTACCACTTAAAAAGTATTACGTCCGCAGGCTCTCTTTTGTTGCCTATTTGAGTAGGCAATAACGCAGGTGGGGCTCTTAATATGCAAAATACGTGGCTATGCATACATGTGAGGATAGGGATGTTGGTGACTTACACTTACCTACGTACCTAAGTAAAAAGGCTGATGCAATACCTAGCTCGCATTACGGCACTCTAAATACGCACTAACATTTAACACTGTAAGCTTTACACACTATTATCACTAGCTTCTTATAACTCTTATAGCTAAAGGCGTTAACGTTTAAAAATGCATTCTTAGTTTCACTGTAAACTTTCAATGTTTCCCATAGCTACATATTCACTAATCAAGTAATCAAGTTTCGCCTGTAGGCGTAggacggtagtactattagttattctgtggcgtaGTAGGCTATAAACATATAATACTACACCACAAAAACAAAAGCAGTTCTTCGAAAATATTACTCACCCAGCAGAATCCCATTTGGCAACTTTAGGCGCGAACCATTTTCTGACAGCGTGAAAGAAGAAAACCAAGCTGGCGGCGAAAGTGGCGTGGAAGTAGTAGGAGTTCCACGGCACCCAGTAGTGGCGGTCGAAGATGTTGGGGTCGGTATCGTGCCAGGTCCAGTGCACGAACTTGACCGCCACGATGTCGTACGGGATGTCGATGAGCACGGTCACCAGGCCCACGGCGAATGGCTCCGCGTACCCCGGCAGTTTCAGCTTTGACACGGCGTACGCGGCATGGTAGATGAATGCCGGGTCTGAAATATATTCACATTGACATTCAAACTccaaaatacctactaaataccTAGATACCTTGTATACAATAGCCACATACCATAATAGGCATTGCTAACACATTCATCGATTACCTACTTTATTTCTGTGGACTAAAACTGGGAAAAATGATCCCGAGGGCCCTTTTTCAAATCAGTATTCCTTTAGCCATTAAGTCCAATAACTAAACGTAAAGTATAAAAAGCGAACTTATACAAATCATCCTCAGCAAACAAGTTGATATGTACGTACACAGGAAGATGATATGCAATGGCTGTCTGGCTCCGAGGATCATGATGGGTGTCTGCGAGTGCCAGAAGTTGTCATACTCTGGAACCGCGAAGTGCCAGAAGTTGTCCGCGTAGAGTCCGTGCAGCACCGTCGCCAGCCAGAAGTACGGCCATCGGCCACCCTTTCTGAAAGCTGCAAAATTACACGTTGCACAATATATACAGTCGGCTGTACAGATGTGAAGGAAGagttttccttacactgtacgAAAAAAAGGTACTTGCGAAAATtatttacatgcgcgttgctgaccctaAAACTATGTTGCCGATAAGCTACATGAGTTACTCGTACATGACTAACTTACCGTGAAGCAAGGTGACTACGCCGGCGATCAGGTAGACGGCCTGCGAGATGAGGTAGGTAGGCTGGGCCGCCCACAACTGCTTGATGTCATTCGTGTGGACTAGCCATTGCCACCACTGGAAGAGCAAATGTGAAcgcatttatttaattactcgTAAAGCCGATCACAATCGTAAATCATACTAGTCACAGTGCCATGGCGATTCGACCGTTCGATAACAGCACCTGTAATAGTAAGTTTTAAGTAGccataaaaatgtaggtactgcAAACGTTTTGACCTAAAATAGTagaataagtacctaagtaagtaaCTATTACCAAACAGTTTTACAGCTGCCTGGGATCTTATGATACTAATCTTAAAAGAGTTGCTCACGGTAGCAATTACTAATCTCCATACCTATCCGTAATGCAGAATCGTCAAGATCTATATTCGATAGTGATTGAAAATCTGTAAATAGGCATGCGGGAGGGTATTGAGTTTGTTGGACGCACGACGCACCGAAGGTTACGTAAGCATCATTAGGTTGGTCACATATTGGCTTACATTTTTGCCTTTACGAAAACACAGTCTTCTCAGGAAAATCAAAAGCCGTACCTATGTTAAGTGGGTCATTGTGGGATCAGTGAATCACCTTTTTTTCAGAGCGACATAAATACGAAACTTTGTTTGTATTGTTACTTACATAGTTTGATCCTTACCTTAGTTTGATACCTTTAATCGTGTAAtcgttattctttttttttatggaaattGATCCACTGTGTACTTATAGGTGTACACACTGAATATAAGACCAAGTAATACACAATGAATAGGGGGTGGGTACAATGAAACAACTATCATGTTCTTTTGATtatatacaaatttaactatttttactTATTGTACTTACAATTTAATCAGTCTCCTCTTACGCGTATATTCAGATCGAAAAATCATCAAAAAGTTATTTGATCCACTGAGTAGGTACCCCCACgccatttcaaatttattacgcCGTtacgacaaaaaaatatatgacaagAGGTATCATTGAGAATATTCATTAGGGACATAAAGGAATTAGATATGTGAATAGAAAATATCAAAACTTACTTGTTTTTCTAATTTTCGGCATGGCGCACGACATAACCTGTCCTAAGACGTGTACGCGGCGGAGCAATGGCGCGATTAGCGCGCACTTAAGTGGCTCAAGTGGCTGAGAGGGGCGACCGAAAGCATGCCGTGAGACAGAGATAGCCTCTGCCAAATCATTCTGTCTCAAAATCTAGCGATGTTCCACTGTGTACCCCTGATCCACCGTTCCCACAACGACCCTacctgtgtatggcgaaacgaaagcttattaaattccacactataagaatttaatttaatttttagcatGATGATCTGATTGCTCTGACCTGGTAGACTTAGTCAGAGCTGTATATGTATAAGTCTAGTCGGAAGGCTTTTAGTGGTTTTGATCCAGATTTTTTGGGCAATTCCCAAATCTTATAAACAATTATCTTAATAATTGTTCAGACTAGTAGTCTAAATATGACGGCATCATGACGATTACCATCATAATTTTTATTGCCAAAAAGTCACGAAATTCGTCAACAGCCAAGTCAATAGATCTTCCGGATTTGTGCACTGTACATTTGTTTgttctcaaaaaaattatcttcCGATAAAAACTTAAGAAAATATCTCATTTGCTATTAGGATCTAAGTCCTTGTTCGTCATTATCGTTTATAATTTTCATCTCGACTTTATAGTTCGAAAAGCGCTCGACGCCATGtatatttcagtgaaaatttcttGACAACTATGCGTCTTTTGCTGGCAGTTTTAGGTTGTCTTGATCGAGTTTTTCGCGTTATGGGTACGTAGACGAAATAGACGGAATATCAGCATAATTTTCTTGATCAATAACTAGTGCATCTTGCGATGTATGCACTTCATAACTATTTTCAACATTGTTGTAAATTAGCTCATGGCCATTTTTAGAACAACTTGAAAAAGGTACTCAGTCGTTCTAGCTAGGATGACAAAATGAAGGTGCTTATGAGGAAACATACGCATTAGCGTCAGAATTATCAAGTAAAGTCAGCTGCCGAGAAAAgtgacccccctgcatagaagtttgtatgcacaggtgctaagcgaatagtattgctgactgtacattttcGTACTCCACTTGCTTTAGATTCGGCATGCTCTTTAGGTATAAGCGCCAAAATCTTAGCAGACCGGCCTACCTCCTTTTGCTGTTAGGAGGTAAACAAAAAAGTCTTAATAAATAAGCGAGTTCGTAATGTTCATATACGAAAAAatctatattttcataaaaataagcaATATTATATTAGTAAAGTTAGACTCGGTGTCATTAGCAGAGTCCGCCACTGCGGACAACTATTACTATACATCGTATACAGCATATGTGGCAAAGTCCGGCGCGACGGACAACTGATTCGCGTTAGTTTAGTAAATGACAAAGTAATAAAATgccattttataatattatttcctttcaattatataacaaagattattatttttaattcaaatcGACTCTTtttgcaaaataacaaagataaACGCATAGATACCTTGGTAAAAACAACTGACGTGCGAGACGGTGCCATCATGCAGatttactaatataataaaggTGAGGGTACTTcaactatatttttatatccacCCGCATAATATCTAAAATCGATTGCCATGtgaaaaaatagtaaataatttcacgAAAAGCTGTTAGATTTTTTCAAATGAGTTGACCGCCCCACCGGACACCGTCAAATTAAGGGTTAAACAGTTTTTCGACAacttttcactatgacattgatgcataaaGGCGGttgttttacctttttttccctctctatcgatcgaatatgcaagagtgatagagaggcagaaacggaactttcgattttcgcgacaggccctgtgattgtgctagtgacgccctctacgcagagttttgcgtaatattccctattcgcaTGTTTGATCATACCGGACCATAGCTGACGAATAATTAATCCACACAGTCAGCCGACTTTTTCCcttcaatattataattattaatatatgatgatgatgatgaataattgAACACGATgatttattatataatctgggggcacgtagtacccatccttttctcgaagccattcaggccattttcaacgtcctgtaattttatgctggctaaagctagaaccctgaattttcagtgacatatagggaataatatggcttagatatattcccaagaacattcaatttgaacttgtagtttaagaattattgcacgtcgaagttccttagttttgtcactgacacacttacttaagatcatcataattctaaggtacttcagCAGACTCACAAGCTTCAAACTTTAAACATAAGTAGCTTTTAGCTTATCAAGCCAtagaaaacctaaaaatattgcaatatcagtcacgttttatagatttaagaactgcataagtaagtttgtagtcatataaatatatgctattacaaaggTACTTTTGCAGTTACTACAAATAGTGGGTAAGgtaaaggtctaagatgtacgatgcgagtatgaagatgtgtgtagttataataattatgtgtatagtatgagtatggtatggctatgagtatggtaaggaaaggatatgaatatggtataggtacctataagtgCAGGAATGGTGTGGTGTGGGATGGGTACTTACTacttgggtatgagtattgtatgagtacgagtatagtgtgggataagttcatactcatactcatactcatgtATCTATGAGCTTTGAGGAAAGTGGTAGCTGACATACAAGCAGTAGTActcgaaaagaaggactgcctacaaacagagatgagatcccacaaaaaaaattacatgtacaaagatgcaagtctcgcaacgcaattcttctactacaaaaaagttttgagatgtaatgtga
The Cydia strobilella chromosome Z, ilCydStro3.1, whole genome shotgun sequence genome window above contains:
- the LOC134754355 gene encoding uncharacterized protein LOC134754355 codes for the protein MASANTITWWQWLVHTNDIKQLWAAQPTYLISQAVYLIAGVVTLLHAFRKGGRWPYFWLATVLHGLYADNFWHFAVPEYDNFWHSQTPIMILGARQPLHIIFLYPAFIYHAAYAVSKLKLPGYAEPFAVGLVTVLIDIPYDIVAVKFVHWTWHDTDPNIFDRHYWVPWNSYYFHATFAASLVFFFHAVRKWFAPKVAKWDSAGKKTEWKSLVIAALLGMPGGVLLFVPIYHPLHDMYYIHSEVTFFLLFSIFGAFVLHGLLSDREKTKERLTAIDYVLLLQLAVHYVTYLAFVVFFHPEREWSLGLHEPVGPCDQVATITTLFGQTLQKRKYFCPDNYDEGYFNFHCVGGQKPQPGALWYVICGTPFENRAEYIAVVSAIVTFAAAVFYALYFNTVQAQPPKKFKSK